The proteins below come from a single Notamacropus eugenii isolate mMacEug1 chromosome 7, mMacEug1.pri_v2, whole genome shotgun sequence genomic window:
- the LOC140513177 gene encoding olfactory receptor 4F6-like has protein sequence MNELNYSMVSEFVFLGISSSWNIQLGLLVFACIFYAAVIVGNFFIVVTVSSDSHLHSPMYFLLANLSIIDLCLSTVAVPKMISDLLYEHKVISFRGCITQIFFIHFLGGTEMVLLISMAFDRYIAICKPLHYLTIMNPKTCIFLQISSWTIGLIHSLIQLSFVVNLPFCGPNEIDSFYCDLPRFIKLACMDTYKLEFIVTANSGFISIGSMLLLFMSYTYILVTVQKHSSGGLSKALSTLSAHISVVILFFGPCIFFYVWPFPTMPLDKFLAIIDLIITPVLNPSIYTFRNKDMKVSMRRLSSQLVSFRKIF, from the coding sequence ATGAATGAACTGAATTACTCGATGGTGTCAGAATTTGTATTCCTGGGAATCTCCAGTTCTTGGAACATACAGCTAGGCCTCTTGGTGTTTGCCTGCATTTTCTATGCAGCTGTCATTGTGGGGAATTTCTTTATTGTAGTCACAGTGAGCTCTGATAGTCACCTACATTCCCCAATGTATTTTTTGTTGGCCAACCTCTCTATTATTGATTTGTGTCTCTCCACTGTTGCAGTTCCCAAGATGATTTCTGATCTATTATATGAGCACAAAGTCATATCATTCCGGGGTTGTATCACTcagatatttttcattcatttcctgggaggaactgagatgGTACTTCTCATTTCTATGGCATTTGACAGATACATTGCCATATGCAAGCCTCTTCACTATTTGACAATTATGAATCCCAAAACATgtatttttcttcagatttcttCTTGGACCATAGGTCTTATACACTCATTAATCCAATTGTCTTTTGTGGTGAATCTGCCCTTCTGTGGTCCTAATGAAATTGACAGTTTTTATTGTGATCTTCCTCGGTTCATCAAATTGGCCTGCATGGACACCTATAAGTTGGAGTTCATTGTCACAGCTAACAGTGGTTTCATCTCCATTGGCAGCATGCTTCTCTTATTCATGTCCTACACTTATATCTTGGTCACTGTTCAGAAACATTCTTCAGGTGGATTGTCCAAGGCTCTCTCTACTCTGTCAGCTCACATCAGTGTGGTGATCTTATTCTTTGGTCCATGCATCTTTTTTTATGTGTGGCCATTCCCTACAATGCCACTGGATAAATTTCTTGCTATTATTGACTTGATTATCACCCCTGTCTTAAATCCTTCCATTTATACCTTTAGAAACAAAGACATGAAGGTGTCAATGAGGAGACTGAGCAGCCAACTAGtgagttttaggaaaattttttaa